The following are encoded together in the Bombus affinis isolate iyBomAffi1 chromosome 6, iyBomAffi1.2, whole genome shotgun sequence genome:
- the LOC126917608 gene encoding probable palmitoyltransferase ZDHHC24 encodes MIIRKRIWPRTLSDFFSMTFILTIIPIIYWFQLWVVLPAIHEHGSLPYILHFLFGNFIMLNIVGNFTYIIFCDTSTRRDIMPISAANTKNGWRLCASCETLAPPRSWHCPTCNICILKRDHHCIFTGCCIGHYNHRYFIMFLLYLFVATTYSFCYNNLFIWNRMHFEFPMSLIKIIFPLAIFIFGFDGSTNQFYLILYIVSAVGMLYTGILCIYHFCLVLNGNIANESNKKIHIYNLGWKQNVKEVLGNRWYLTWTLPYIKSQLPHNGVIWDTSNSWQYTDFKNK; translated from the coding sequence atgatAATCCGAAAAAGAATTTGGCCTCGCACTTTAAGCGACTTTTTTTCAATGACTTTTATATTAACAATTATACCAATAATATATTGGTTCCAACTATGGGTGGTTTTACCGGCAATACACGAACATGGATCATTGCCGTATATTTTGCATTTCCTTTTTGGAAATTTTATCATGTTAAACATAGTTGggaattttacatatataatattttgcgATACTAGCACTAGAAGAGATATTATGCCAATAAGTGCTGCAAATACTAAAAATGGTTGGAGATTGTGTGCTTCATGTGAAACTCTTGCACCACCACGTTCATGGCATTGTCCTAcatgtaatatatgtattttaaagaGGGATCATCATTGTATTTTTACTGGATGTTGTATTGGTCATTATAATCACAGATACTTTATAatgtttcttttatatttatttgtagcGACAACATATAGTTTCTGTTACAATAATCTCTTTATTTGGAATAGAATGCATTTTGAATTTCCTATGTCACTTATTAAAATCATTTTTCCCTTAGCAATATTCATTTTTGGATTCGATGGTTCTACAAATCAATTTTATCTCATTCTGTATATTGTATCTGCAGTAGGAATGTTGTACACAGGAATTCTATGCATTTATCATTTTTGTCTAGTGCTTAATGGTAATATAGCTAATGAGAGTAATAAgaaaatacacatatataactTAGGTTGGAAACAAAATGTAAAGGAAGTATTAGGCAACCGATGGTACCTTACATGGACACTTCCTTATATAAAATCTCAATTACCTCATAATGGTGTAATATGGGATACATCAAATTCATGGCAATATACAGACtttaaaaacaaataa
- the LOC126917603 gene encoding ATP-dependent DNA helicase DDX11 isoform X1, with protein METTEEFPFPFPPYPIQTQFMKELYKCLENSKLGIFESPTGTGKSMSIICGALKWLLDYEELQKDELTSAISELDEQIKQYINSTDNWFSVQTQQIELNRKRQALQTKLNNIVQYEQKKNSLKEKTKSINSKKKDSSTKFATSSAKDTSKIDKNSVDTNNEKGNIEEELLLEDVEHSESSEDEDKEEIYENIKIFFCSRTHSQLSQFIGELRKSPYSKNVSVITLTSRQNYCINKNVKKLKHLNLINECCLQLQRKKTTAKDEKDLKRKKMTSSCPFVPGNQDLLIRESLMQIQDIEEIVQKGENLKTCAYYASRKAVSYGQLILVPYNTILHKNTRISSGINLKGNILIIDEAHNLLEAIENMHSVIITGRNLLHCYSQLSQYQKRFQTLFSAKNILSLTQLSFCLRKLITVLGATIKSNPDDVINIEASPKLYKIEEFAIMTNIDTVNMFELLKFIKNSRLNHKLQGFIEQYDTNLKIHNYNTKTCGVKQFLNSIKTKSSEFDTITDIQLDEDHSNNPMMTIISFLECLRSNCSDGRIFIIPGPTVGQSIIKFLLLNPAAHFHDIIRDARAVILAGGTMAPMNEFIDQLFIAAGASSERIVTYSCDHVIPEENIICSITTHGPTGIEFEFNFQNRENTKLLDELGRTLLNLCNIIPAGIIVFLPSYNFEELMYKHLENSGIIRKLSLKKHILREPKSASQVHEILKEYSFHIKSPKNSQNGSLLFSVVGGKLSEGLNFSDDLGRCVIVVGMPYPNIQSLELQEKMKYLNENIKSDAGQNFYENSCMKAVNQCIGRAIRHINDYSTVILLDKRYSYKIKALPQWIQRTLIIHKSFGSTIGAISKFFNKKKLNPIKK; from the exons ATGGAAACTACAGAAGAATTTCCTTTTCCTTTCCCTCCGTATCCAATACAAACTCAGTTTATGAAAGAGTTATATAAATGTTTGGAAAATTCTAAGTTAGGAATCTTTGAAAGTCCAACTGGTACTGGTAAATCCATGTCAATTATTTGTGGTGCTTTAAAATGGTTACTTGATTATGAAGAACTGCAAAAAGATGAACTGACAAGTGCAATTTCTGAACTTGATGAACAAATTAAACAATATATTAACTCCACTGATAATTGGTTTTCTGTACAAACTCAACAAATAGAATTAAACCGCAAAAGGCAAGCGTTACAAACAAAATTAAACAATATTGTTCAGTATGAGCAAAAAAAGAATAGTCTGAAAGAAAAAACTAAAAGTATAAATAGTAAGAAAAAGGATTCATCTACTAAATTTGCAACAAGTTCTGCAAAGGACACAAGTAAAATAGACAAAAATTCAGTTGATACAAATAACGAAAAGGGAAATATTGAGGAAGAATTACTTTTAGAAGATGTTGAACATTCAGAAAGTTCTGAAGATGAAGACAAAgaagaaatttatgaaaatataaaaattttcttttgCTCTAGGACCCATTCTCAATTATCTCAATTTATAGGAGAACTCAGAAAGAGTCCTTATTCAAAAAATGTATCTGTAATAACATTAACGTCTAG GCAAAATTATTgcattaataaaaatgtaaaaaaattgaaacatttaaatttaataaatgaatgcTGTTTGCAATTACAAAGGAAAAAGACAACTGCTAAGGATGAAAAAGAtcttaaaagaaagaaaatgacaAGTAGTTGCCCTTTTGTGCCAGGAAACCAAGATTTACTAATAAGAGAAAGCTTAATGCAGATTCAGGATATTGAAGAAATTGTGCAAAAAGGAGAAAATCTTAAAACTTGTGCGTATTATGCATCAAGAAAAGCTGTTTCATATGGTCAATTAATATTGGTGCCATACAATACCATATTGCATAAGAACACTAGAATTAGTTCAGGAATAAATTTAAAaggaaatatattaataattgatGAAGCACATAATTTACTTGAAGCCATTGAAAATATGCATAGTGTTATAATTACAGGCAGAAATCTATTGCATTGTTATAGCCAACTTTCCCAATATCAAAAAAG atTTCAAACTTTATTCTCAGCAAAAAATATTCTAAGCTTAACTCAGTTGAGTTTTTGTTTGAGAAAACTTATAACAGTTTTGGGAGCTACTATAAAATCAAATCCTGATGATGTTATAAATATAGAAGCATCtccaaaattatataagatagaAGAATTTGCAATTATGACAAACATTGACACAGTAAATATGTTTGAATTGttgaaattcattaaaaattctCGACTGAATCATAAATTACAAGGTTTCATAGAACAGTATgatacaaatttaaaaattcataattataatacaaaaaCATGTGGTGTAAAACAGTTCTTAAATTCAATTAAGACAAAAAGCTCAGAGTTTGATACAATCACAGACATTCAATTAGATGAAGATCACTCAAATAATCCAATGATGACAATTATAAGTTTCTTAGAATGTTTACGAAGCAACTGTAGTGATGGACGCATATTTATTATTCCAGGTCCAACTGTTGGACAAAGTATCATAAAATTCCTTTTATTAAATCCAGCAGCGCACTTTCATGATATTA TTCGAGATGCTAGAGCTGTAATATTAGCTGGTGGGACAATGGCACCAATGAATGAATTTATAGATCAGTTATTCATAGCAGCAGGTGCTTCATCTGAAAGAATTGTCACATATTCATGTGACCACGTAATTCCTGAAGAAAACATAATATGTAGCATAACAACTCATGGTCCAACTGGTattgaatttgaatttaattttcaaaatcgagaaaatacaaaattg ttAGATGAATTAGGGAGGACattattaaatttatgtaatatcATACCAGCTGGTATTATAGTATTTTTACCCTCTTATAATTTTGAAGAATTGATGTATAAACATTTAGAAAATTCTGGTATTATTAGGAAACTGTCTTTAAAGAAACATATTCTTCGAGAACCTAAATCAGCTTCCCAG gtacatgaaattttaaaagaatattcatttcacataaaaagtCCAAAAAATTCACAAAATGGATCATTATTGTTTAGTGTGGTGGGAGGAAAATTAAGCGAAGGATTAAATTTTTCTGATGATTTAGGAAGATGTGTTATAGTTGTGGGAATGCCTTATCCCAATATCCAATCATTGGAATTACAAGAgaagatgaaatatttaaacgaaaatatt AAATCAGATGCTGGtcaaaatttctatgaaaattcaTGCATGAAAGCAGTAAACCAATGTATTGGACGAGCTATTCGACACATTAATGATTATTCAACAGTAATATTATTAGATAAACGCTATAGTTATAAAATAAAAGCACTTCCACAGTGGATTCAACGTACATTAATCATTCATAAAAGTTTTGGTAGCACAATTGGTGCTATAtctaaatttttcaataaaaaaaaattaaatccaATAAAAAAGTAA
- the LOC126917604 gene encoding sulfhydryl oxidase 1-like isoform X2, with amino-acid sequence MIFTVSKYAWKDIVVIAAIDCADDDNNPICREYEIMHYPMLKYFSVNAHPPSLGLLMEKYDDINELRHSLIDLLGREQQEGRGISWPNIAPYRNYETTNIWKAIPNAIKYVFLIFERTDSHLGAEIILDMHKITTLQIRRVLSDNELLCETNKVTNFPSLIVLARNETQKVLKIRIPTREGVFNAIKEFMISKAETIHELNPIKNHAIKNENHKLNTSAPKQLQSTPQPESTDISGDHLYQLDLENALRYSISHEIPLHKIIKDKKMDALKRYLNVLADYFPLRYGNIFLEITRDIIKKRNNISGEEFSQIVKSIEEEMSPVYSGPSKWVGCKGSKEGYRGYPCGLWTMFHMLTVNFAILNKDVEHEPRKILEAMHGYIQNFFGCADCAQHFIQMASKNKMFDVSNANDSILWLWSAHNEVNARLSGDDTEDPTHKKIQYPAVEHCPNCRYENGTWNEEHVLYYLKTKYSYKGINYYDSVNTHKDGNGNKLKIRQERLVLSKYTNNKKIGWDFTIFDISICVVLYVASAIILILVCIKFAVKRTYRKRHYVSLLAKCDFYFC; translated from the exons CATGGAAAGATATTGTAGTAATTGCTGCAATAGATTGTGCCGATGATGATAATAACCCAATTTGTCGAGAGTATGAAATTATGCATTATCCCATGCTTAAATACTTTTCTGTAAATGCACATCCACCGTCATTAGGATTATTGATGGAGAAGTATGATGATATTAATGAACTTAGACATAGTTTAATAGATTTATTAGGAAGAGAACAACAGGAAGGAAGAGGTATTTCATGGCCTAATATAGCACCATACAG AAATTATGAAACTACAAATATTTGGAAGGCTATACCAAACGCTATAAAATATGTCTTCTTAATATTTGAAAGGACAGATTCACATTTGGGTGCTGAAATTATATTAGATATGCACAAAATTACAACATTACAAATAAGAAGGGTATTATCTGACAATGAATTATTATGTGAGACAAACAAAGTCACAAATTTTCCAAGTTTGATAGTTTTAGCTCGCAATGAGACACAAAAAGTTCTTAAAATCAGAATACCTACAAGAGAAGGTGTTTTCAATGCAATTAAAGAATTTATGATTTCAAAAGCAGAAACTATTCATGAGCTAAATCCTATTAAGAATCATGCAATAAAGAATGAAAATCATAAATTAAATACTAGCGCTCCAAAACAATTACAATCAACACCACAGCCAGAAAGTACAGACATAAGTGGAGATCATTTATACCAACTTGATTTGGAAAATGCCTTAAGATATTCAATCTCTCATGAAATTCCattacataaaataataaaagataaaaaaatggATGCATTGAAAAGATATTTAAATGTATTGGCTGACTATTTTCCTCTGAGATATGGTAACATTTTTCTAGAAATCACTAgagatattattaaaaaaagaaataatatatctgGGGAGGAATTTAGTCAAATAGTAAAATCTATAGAAGAAGAAATGTCACCTGTGTACTCTGGACCTTCAAAGTGGGTTGGATGTAAAGGCAGTAAAGAAGGATATCGTGGGTATCCCTGTGGTCTGTGGACAATGTTTCATATGTTGACAGTTAATTTTGCTATCCTAAATAAGGATGTTGAACATGAACCAAGAAAAATATTAGAAGCAATGCATGGATATATACAAAACTTTTTTGGATGTGCTGATTGTGCTCAACATTTTATCCAAATGGCTTCAAAAAACAAAATGTTTGATGTGTCTAATGCTAATGACAGTATCTTATGGTTGTGGTCAGCTCATAATGAAGTAAATGCAAGACTGTCAGGTGATGATACAGAAGACCCAACACATAAAAAAATTCAATATCCAGCAGTTGAACATTGTCCAAATTGCAGATATGAAAATGGTACTTGGAATGAAGAACATGTTTTATATTACCTTAAAACAAAGTATAGTTATAAAGGAATAAATTATTATGATTCAGTCAACACACATAAGGATGGTAATGGCAATAAGTTAAAAATAAGACAAGAAAGACTAGTATTgagtaaatatacaaataataagaaaattggatgggattttacaatttttgatATAAGTATTTGTGTTGTGTTATATGTTGCATCTGCTATCATACTTATATTAGTCTGTATAAAATTTGCAGTCAAAAGAACTTATAGAAAACGACATTACGTTAGCTTACTTGCaaaatgtgatttttatttttgttaa
- the LOC126917603 gene encoding ATP-dependent DNA helicase DDX11 isoform X3, with amino-acid sequence METTEEFPFPFPPYPIQTQFMKELYKCLENSKLGIFESPTGTGKSMSIICGALKWLLDYEELQKDELTSAISELDEQIKQYINSTDNWFSVQTQQIELNRKRQALQTKLNNIVQYEQKKNSLKEKTKSINSKKKDSSTKFATSSAKDTSKIDKNSVDTNNEKGNIEEELLLEDVEHSESSEDEDKEEIYENIKIFFCSRTHSQLSQFIGELRKSPYSKNVSVITLTSRQNYCINKNVKKLKHLNLINECCLQLQRKKTTAKDEKDLKRKKMTSSCPFVPGNQDLLIRESLMQIQDIEEIVQKGENLKTCAYYASRKAVSYGQLILVPYNTILHKNTRISSGINLKGNILIIDEAHNLLEAIENMHSVIITGRNLLHCYSQLSQYQKRFQTLFSAKNILSLTQLSFCLRKLITVLGATIKSNPDDVINIEASPKLYKIEEFAIMTNIDTVNMFELLKFIKNSRLNHKLQGFIEQYDTNLKIHNYNTKTCGVKQFLNSIKTKSSEFDTITDIQLDEDHSNNPMMTIISFLECLRSNCSDGRIFIIPGPTVGQSIIKFLLLNPAAHFHDIIRDARAVILAGGTMAPMNEFIDQLFIAAGASSERIVTYSCDHVIPEENIICSITTHGPTGIEFEFNFQNRENTKLLDELGRTLLNLCNIIPAGIIVFLPSYNFEELMYKHLENSGIIRKLSLKKHILREPKSASQVHEILKEYSFHIKSPKNSQNGSLLFSVVGGKLSEGLNFSDDLGRCVIVVGMPYPNIQSLELQEKMKYLNENISQNFDGM; translated from the exons ATGGAAACTACAGAAGAATTTCCTTTTCCTTTCCCTCCGTATCCAATACAAACTCAGTTTATGAAAGAGTTATATAAATGTTTGGAAAATTCTAAGTTAGGAATCTTTGAAAGTCCAACTGGTACTGGTAAATCCATGTCAATTATTTGTGGTGCTTTAAAATGGTTACTTGATTATGAAGAACTGCAAAAAGATGAACTGACAAGTGCAATTTCTGAACTTGATGAACAAATTAAACAATATATTAACTCCACTGATAATTGGTTTTCTGTACAAACTCAACAAATAGAATTAAACCGCAAAAGGCAAGCGTTACAAACAAAATTAAACAATATTGTTCAGTATGAGCAAAAAAAGAATAGTCTGAAAGAAAAAACTAAAAGTATAAATAGTAAGAAAAAGGATTCATCTACTAAATTTGCAACAAGTTCTGCAAAGGACACAAGTAAAATAGACAAAAATTCAGTTGATACAAATAACGAAAAGGGAAATATTGAGGAAGAATTACTTTTAGAAGATGTTGAACATTCAGAAAGTTCTGAAGATGAAGACAAAgaagaaatttatgaaaatataaaaattttcttttgCTCTAGGACCCATTCTCAATTATCTCAATTTATAGGAGAACTCAGAAAGAGTCCTTATTCAAAAAATGTATCTGTAATAACATTAACGTCTAG GCAAAATTATTgcattaataaaaatgtaaaaaaattgaaacatttaaatttaataaatgaatgcTGTTTGCAATTACAAAGGAAAAAGACAACTGCTAAGGATGAAAAAGAtcttaaaagaaagaaaatgacaAGTAGTTGCCCTTTTGTGCCAGGAAACCAAGATTTACTAATAAGAGAAAGCTTAATGCAGATTCAGGATATTGAAGAAATTGTGCAAAAAGGAGAAAATCTTAAAACTTGTGCGTATTATGCATCAAGAAAAGCTGTTTCATATGGTCAATTAATATTGGTGCCATACAATACCATATTGCATAAGAACACTAGAATTAGTTCAGGAATAAATTTAAAaggaaatatattaataattgatGAAGCACATAATTTACTTGAAGCCATTGAAAATATGCATAGTGTTATAATTACAGGCAGAAATCTATTGCATTGTTATAGCCAACTTTCCCAATATCAAAAAAG atTTCAAACTTTATTCTCAGCAAAAAATATTCTAAGCTTAACTCAGTTGAGTTTTTGTTTGAGAAAACTTATAACAGTTTTGGGAGCTACTATAAAATCAAATCCTGATGATGTTATAAATATAGAAGCATCtccaaaattatataagatagaAGAATTTGCAATTATGACAAACATTGACACAGTAAATATGTTTGAATTGttgaaattcattaaaaattctCGACTGAATCATAAATTACAAGGTTTCATAGAACAGTATgatacaaatttaaaaattcataattataatacaaaaaCATGTGGTGTAAAACAGTTCTTAAATTCAATTAAGACAAAAAGCTCAGAGTTTGATACAATCACAGACATTCAATTAGATGAAGATCACTCAAATAATCCAATGATGACAATTATAAGTTTCTTAGAATGTTTACGAAGCAACTGTAGTGATGGACGCATATTTATTATTCCAGGTCCAACTGTTGGACAAAGTATCATAAAATTCCTTTTATTAAATCCAGCAGCGCACTTTCATGATATTA TTCGAGATGCTAGAGCTGTAATATTAGCTGGTGGGACAATGGCACCAATGAATGAATTTATAGATCAGTTATTCATAGCAGCAGGTGCTTCATCTGAAAGAATTGTCACATATTCATGTGACCACGTAATTCCTGAAGAAAACATAATATGTAGCATAACAACTCATGGTCCAACTGGTattgaatttgaatttaattttcaaaatcgagaaaatacaaaattg ttAGATGAATTAGGGAGGACattattaaatttatgtaatatcATACCAGCTGGTATTATAGTATTTTTACCCTCTTATAATTTTGAAGAATTGATGTATAAACATTTAGAAAATTCTGGTATTATTAGGAAACTGTCTTTAAAGAAACATATTCTTCGAGAACCTAAATCAGCTTCCCAG gtacatgaaattttaaaagaatattcatttcacataaaaagtCCAAAAAATTCACAAAATGGATCATTATTGTTTAGTGTGGTGGGAGGAAAATTAAGCGAAGGATTAAATTTTTCTGATGATTTAGGAAGATGTGTTATAGTTGTGGGAATGCCTTATCCCAATATCCAATCATTGGAATTACAAGAgaagatgaaatatttaaacgaaaatatt
- the LOC126917603 gene encoding ATP-dependent DNA helicase DDX11 isoform X2 → MSIICGALKWLLDYEELQKDELTSAISELDEQIKQYINSTDNWFSVQTQQIELNRKRQALQTKLNNIVQYEQKKNSLKEKTKSINSKKKDSSTKFATSSAKDTSKIDKNSVDTNNEKGNIEEELLLEDVEHSESSEDEDKEEIYENIKIFFCSRTHSQLSQFIGELRKSPYSKNVSVITLTSRQNYCINKNVKKLKHLNLINECCLQLQRKKTTAKDEKDLKRKKMTSSCPFVPGNQDLLIRESLMQIQDIEEIVQKGENLKTCAYYASRKAVSYGQLILVPYNTILHKNTRISSGINLKGNILIIDEAHNLLEAIENMHSVIITGRNLLHCYSQLSQYQKRFQTLFSAKNILSLTQLSFCLRKLITVLGATIKSNPDDVINIEASPKLYKIEEFAIMTNIDTVNMFELLKFIKNSRLNHKLQGFIEQYDTNLKIHNYNTKTCGVKQFLNSIKTKSSEFDTITDIQLDEDHSNNPMMTIISFLECLRSNCSDGRIFIIPGPTVGQSIIKFLLLNPAAHFHDIIRDARAVILAGGTMAPMNEFIDQLFIAAGASSERIVTYSCDHVIPEENIICSITTHGPTGIEFEFNFQNRENTKLLDELGRTLLNLCNIIPAGIIVFLPSYNFEELMYKHLENSGIIRKLSLKKHILREPKSASQVHEILKEYSFHIKSPKNSQNGSLLFSVVGGKLSEGLNFSDDLGRCVIVVGMPYPNIQSLELQEKMKYLNENIKSDAGQNFYENSCMKAVNQCIGRAIRHINDYSTVILLDKRYSYKIKALPQWIQRTLIIHKSFGSTIGAISKFFNKKKLNPIKK, encoded by the exons ATGTCAATTATTTGTGGTGCTTTAAAATGGTTACTTGATTATGAAGAACTGCAAAAAGATGAACTGACAAGTGCAATTTCTGAACTTGATGAACAAATTAAACAATATATTAACTCCACTGATAATTGGTTTTCTGTACAAACTCAACAAATAGAATTAAACCGCAAAAGGCAAGCGTTACAAACAAAATTAAACAATATTGTTCAGTATGAGCAAAAAAAGAATAGTCTGAAAGAAAAAACTAAAAGTATAAATAGTAAGAAAAAGGATTCATCTACTAAATTTGCAACAAGTTCTGCAAAGGACACAAGTAAAATAGACAAAAATTCAGTTGATACAAATAACGAAAAGGGAAATATTGAGGAAGAATTACTTTTAGAAGATGTTGAACATTCAGAAAGTTCTGAAGATGAAGACAAAgaagaaatttatgaaaatataaaaattttcttttgCTCTAGGACCCATTCTCAATTATCTCAATTTATAGGAGAACTCAGAAAGAGTCCTTATTCAAAAAATGTATCTGTAATAACATTAACGTCTAG GCAAAATTATTgcattaataaaaatgtaaaaaaattgaaacatttaaatttaataaatgaatgcTGTTTGCAATTACAAAGGAAAAAGACAACTGCTAAGGATGAAAAAGAtcttaaaagaaagaaaatgacaAGTAGTTGCCCTTTTGTGCCAGGAAACCAAGATTTACTAATAAGAGAAAGCTTAATGCAGATTCAGGATATTGAAGAAATTGTGCAAAAAGGAGAAAATCTTAAAACTTGTGCGTATTATGCATCAAGAAAAGCTGTTTCATATGGTCAATTAATATTGGTGCCATACAATACCATATTGCATAAGAACACTAGAATTAGTTCAGGAATAAATTTAAAaggaaatatattaataattgatGAAGCACATAATTTACTTGAAGCCATTGAAAATATGCATAGTGTTATAATTACAGGCAGAAATCTATTGCATTGTTATAGCCAACTTTCCCAATATCAAAAAAG atTTCAAACTTTATTCTCAGCAAAAAATATTCTAAGCTTAACTCAGTTGAGTTTTTGTTTGAGAAAACTTATAACAGTTTTGGGAGCTACTATAAAATCAAATCCTGATGATGTTATAAATATAGAAGCATCtccaaaattatataagatagaAGAATTTGCAATTATGACAAACATTGACACAGTAAATATGTTTGAATTGttgaaattcattaaaaattctCGACTGAATCATAAATTACAAGGTTTCATAGAACAGTATgatacaaatttaaaaattcataattataatacaaaaaCATGTGGTGTAAAACAGTTCTTAAATTCAATTAAGACAAAAAGCTCAGAGTTTGATACAATCACAGACATTCAATTAGATGAAGATCACTCAAATAATCCAATGATGACAATTATAAGTTTCTTAGAATGTTTACGAAGCAACTGTAGTGATGGACGCATATTTATTATTCCAGGTCCAACTGTTGGACAAAGTATCATAAAATTCCTTTTATTAAATCCAGCAGCGCACTTTCATGATATTA TTCGAGATGCTAGAGCTGTAATATTAGCTGGTGGGACAATGGCACCAATGAATGAATTTATAGATCAGTTATTCATAGCAGCAGGTGCTTCATCTGAAAGAATTGTCACATATTCATGTGACCACGTAATTCCTGAAGAAAACATAATATGTAGCATAACAACTCATGGTCCAACTGGTattgaatttgaatttaattttcaaaatcgagaaaatacaaaattg ttAGATGAATTAGGGAGGACattattaaatttatgtaatatcATACCAGCTGGTATTATAGTATTTTTACCCTCTTATAATTTTGAAGAATTGATGTATAAACATTTAGAAAATTCTGGTATTATTAGGAAACTGTCTTTAAAGAAACATATTCTTCGAGAACCTAAATCAGCTTCCCAG gtacatgaaattttaaaagaatattcatttcacataaaaagtCCAAAAAATTCACAAAATGGATCATTATTGTTTAGTGTGGTGGGAGGAAAATTAAGCGAAGGATTAAATTTTTCTGATGATTTAGGAAGATGTGTTATAGTTGTGGGAATGCCTTATCCCAATATCCAATCATTGGAATTACAAGAgaagatgaaatatttaaacgaaaatatt AAATCAGATGCTGGtcaaaatttctatgaaaattcaTGCATGAAAGCAGTAAACCAATGTATTGGACGAGCTATTCGACACATTAATGATTATTCAACAGTAATATTATTAGATAAACGCTATAGTTATAAAATAAAAGCACTTCCACAGTGGATTCAACGTACATTAATCATTCATAAAAGTTTTGGTAGCACAATTGGTGCTATAtctaaatttttcaataaaaaaaaattaaatccaATAAAAAAGTAA